From Aedes albopictus strain Foshan chromosome 1, AalbF5, whole genome shotgun sequence, one genomic window encodes:
- the LOC115261124 gene encoding uncharacterized protein LOC115261124 — MSNDRKLKSLKVRQKSLITSLNLIKLFVDGYDEETQADEVPVRLERLTKLWADYNEVQNELETLDEAVLETLLEERSKLETAYYRIKGFLLAHNKSPLNETLSPINPAPPQSLPSASQVRLPDVKLPVFNGKLEHWLNFHDLFVSLVHSSTALSNIQKFYYLRSSLADEALQLVQSISISAINYPVAWNLLLDHFQNTDRLKQSYVDAIFEFAPLKRESATELHSLVEKFEANVRILKQLGVQTEHWDILLIRILSTRLDPTTRRDWEDHAASQNAVSFKDLTAFLQRRVTVLQSIQPSKPTDAQPTSLSKKPGQRPVSSHGANQAATIPRKCIICSGHHPLYLCEAFSKLSTDQKEVEKMPRTTAHPALHESPIRRNRSPPNSINQIRRHHQRNHEPSTSASATITETVSCASAGDPQKTIILATAVINIIDDDGVKHVARALLDSGSECCFITERLSHRIKAHRKNIHLPITGIGQASTHAKQKFLTRIRSRVGEYSTNVEFLVLPSVTIDLPATSVDTSAWDMPPGIHLADPTFADTNPVDVIIGAEIFFELFRVPGRIALGHNQPVLVNSVFGWVVSGRSTTRPSTPIVAHLATITAYSTGLPENLSSTPKMSNAIPVTNQLQQSFGSARQTTSRGNDPPTVQHGILNQHTSSLASTHAVNKAHSSIHARNHLSTTDTSINQLAIHRRIPQRTSHRIVQSVYDFPSAKWKSTRNPSTTLRKPPMQTTFASHHRILNNNDRIIAEHCAYRKIEPPASALGLHLNVHCAEPSIDFCSLMSADRSKTRCKSASFFASFTKATNTVSSVSTNEAYPTSRRNWYQLERFRLPKFPQQGHSFTGARKFIHQLNNSNGRRSTPSLNDQESSIDKLVRLFRKQFKKKRTSSTTFYSPTNPPSATLAGNQLIETASGHQSFAKTSTMNPEAEPKMKNTRPSIMKDKRLTNSTTDQNKSSVE, encoded by the exons ATGTCTAACGACCGCAAACTGAAGTCCCTCAAGGTGCGGCAGAAGAGCCTTATTACATCACTCAACCTTATCAAGCTATTCGTCGATGGATACGACGAGGAAACCCAGGCCGACGAGGTACCCGTGCGGCTTGAACGTCTTACGAAGCTGTGGGCAGACTACAACGAAGTCCAGAACGAGCTTGAGACCCTAGACGAGGCTGTCCTGGAAACCCTCCTCGAAGAGCGGTCTAAGCTGGAGACCGCCTACTACCGCATCAAAGGCTTTCTTCTGGCACACAACAAGTCACCGCTCAATGAAACCCTCTCTCCAATCAATCCTGCACCACCACAATCGCTACCGTCTGCATCGCAGGTTCGACTACCGGACGTCAAACTCCCGGTGTTCAACGGCAAGCTTGAACACTGGCTAAATTTCCACGACTTGTTCGTATCGTTGGTGCACTCGTCCACCGCTCTGTCCAACATACAGAAATTCTACTACCTGCGATCATCGCTAGCAGACGAGGCCCTACAGTTAGTCCAGTCCATCTCAATCAGTGCCATCAACTACCCGGTGGCATGGAATCTCCTGCTGGACCATTTTCAGAACACCGATCGGCTGAAGCAGTCATACGTGGACGCTATTTTCGAATTCGCCCCTCTCAAACGCGAATCTGCCACCGAACTCCATAGCTTGGTGGAGAAATTCGAGGCGAATGTTCGAATTCTCAAACAGCTTGGAGTACAGACGGAGCATTGGGACATCCTTTTGATACGCATCCTCAGCACACGCCTAGATCCAACGACCAGAAGAGATTGGGAAGATCATGCCGCTTCTCAAAACGCCGTTTCCTTCAAGGACCTGACAGCCTTCCTTCAACGACGAGTCACGGTTCTTCAATCGATCCAACCGTCCAAGCCCACCGACGCTCAGCCAACCAGCCTATCGAAAAAACCTGGTCAGCGGCCGGTCTCGAGCCACGGAGCTAATCAGGCTGCAACGATTCCACGAAAATGTATCATCTGTTCTGGCCACCATCCGCTCTACCTCTGCGAAGCCTTCTCGAAGCTGTCTACCGACCAAAAGGAGGTCGAA AAAATGCCGAGGACGACAGCACACCCAGCTCTGCACGAATCTCCGATTCGTCGAAATCGCAGTCCACCGAACTCCATCAATCAAATTCGACGACATCACCAGCGAAACCATGAACCATCTACCTCTGCATCCGCTACGATCACCGAAACTGTAAGTTGCGCTTCTGCAGGCGACCCACAGAAGACAATTATCCTCGCTACTGCGGTCATCAACATCATCGACGACGACGGCGTGAAGCACGTCGCCCGTGCGCTCCTTGACTCCGGGAGCGAATGCTGCTTCATCACTGAACGCTTGTCCCACCGCATCAAGGCTCATCGAAAGAACATTCACCTCCCTATCACCGGCATCGGCCAAGCATCCACCCATGCGAAGCAGAAATTCCTCACTCGCATTCGTTCTCGAGTTGGCGAGTACTCCACCAACGTCGAGTTCCTCGTTCTGCCAAGCGTAACCATCGACCTACCAGCGACATCAGTCGACACTTCGGCCTGGGACATGCCACCCGGCATTCATCTGGCAGACCCTACATTCGCCGACACCAACCCAGTAGACGTCATTATAGGAGCCGAAATCTTCTTTGAGCTCTTCCGTGTTCCTGGGCGAATTGCTCTTGGCCATAACCAACCAGTGCTCGTCAATTCCGTCTTCGGCTGGGTGGTATCGGGAAGATCAACAACCCGTCCATCAACTCCTATCGTCGCTCATTTAGCCACCATCACAGCGTACTCAACCGGCCTACCGGAGAATCTATCTTCAACTCCCAAAATGTCCAACGCAATTCCAGTTACCAACCAACTTCAGCAATCATTCGGCTCAGCTCGTCAAACAACCTCTAGAGGAAATGATCCACCAACAGTCCAACACGGAATTCTAAATCAACACACCTCATCTCTGGCCAGCACCCATGCCGTCAATAAAGCCCATTCATCGATACACGCTCGAAATCATCTATCAACTACCGACACGTCAATTAACCAGCTCGCCATTCATCGAAGAATACCACAACGAACATCACATCGCATCGTACAAAGTGTGTACGACTTCCCGTCGGCTAAATGGAAGAGCACAAGGAACCCATCAACCACCCTTCGTAAGCCGCCTATGCAGACCACCTTCGCATCTCACCATCGGATTCTTAACAACAATGATCGAATCATCGCCGAACACTGTGCTTATCGAAAGATCGAACCACCAGCATCAGCCCTCGGATTGCATCTCAACGTTCATTGTGCAGAACCCTCCATCGACTTCTGTTCTCTAATGAGCGCTGATCGATCAAAAACCAGATGCAAGTCAGCCAGCTTCTTCGCTTCATTCACCAAAGCCACGAATACTGTCTCTTCTGTTTCTACAAACGAGGCCTACCCAACGAGTCGACGCAATTGGTACCAACTGGAACGTTTTCGATTGCCCAAATTTCCTCAACAAGGGCATTCGTTCACAGGGGCCAGAAAGTTCATTCACCAACTAAACAATTCCAACGGACGTCGTAGTACACCATCGTTGAATGATCAAGAATCCAGCATCGACAAATTAGTCCGCCTCTTTCGGAAGCAATTCAAGAAAAAGCGAACATCCAGCACAACTTTCTACTCGCCAACGAATCCTCCCTCTGCCACTCTGGCAGGGAATCAGCTAATCGAAACCGCAAGTGGACACCAATCTTTCGCCAAGACATCGACCATGAATCCAGAAGCAgaacctaaaatgaaaaatacaaGGCCTTCTATTATGAAGGACAAG CGTCTAACCAATTCGACAACCGACCAAAACAAATCGTCCGTGGAGTGA